In the genome of Delphinus delphis chromosome 15, mDelDel1.2, whole genome shotgun sequence, one region contains:
- the TMEM130 gene encoding transmembrane protein 130 isoform X2: MAPALWPRLGRILWLACLLPLAPARVAAGVYELHLTPDGPATTGAEVTITASLVADDNGSLVLPASTRLYRFRWIHTPLLLTGKTDEAFSSTIRVVGNVPGDFPVSVWVTAADCGMCQPVARSVLVLPITEFLVGNLVVTQNTSLPWPSSYLTKTVLKVSFLLHDPSNFFKTASFLYSWDFGDGTQMVTKDATVYYNYSIVGSFTVKVKVVAEWEQVTPDVGKGVLQKTGDFSASLKLQETLRGIQVLGPTLIQTFQKMIVTLNFLGSPPLNVCWRLKPECLPLGEGECHPVSVGSTAYNLTHIFRDPGDYCFSIQAENIISKTHQYHKIQVWPSSIQPAVFAFPCATLITMMLAFIMYMTLRNAAHQKDMVENPEPPTGVRCCCQMCCGPFLLETPSEYLEVVRENHGLLPPLYKSVKTYTV, encoded by the exons ATGGCCCCGGCCCTCTGGCCGCGCCTCGGCCGCATCCTCTGGCTGGCCTGCCTCCTGCCCTTGGCCCCGGCTAGGGTGGCTGCAG GCGTGTATGAACTTCACCTCACCCCCGATGGCCCTGCCACCACGGGGGCAGAGGTGACCATCACGGCCAGCCTGGTGGCCGATGACAACGGCAGCCTGGTCCTGCCCGCCAGCACCCGCCTTTACCGCTTCCGCTGGATTCACACCCCGTTGCTGCTCACGGGGAAGACAGATGAGGCTTTCAGCTCCACCATCCGCGTCGTGGGGAACGTGCCCGGGGACTTCCCGGTCTCCGTCTGGGTCACCGCCGCTGACTGCGGGATGTGCCAGCCTGTGGCCAGGAGCGTCCTCGTCCTCCCCATTACAG AGTTCCTCGTGGGGAACCTCGTTGTCACCCAGAACAcctccctgccctggcccagcTCCTACCTCACCAAGACAGTCCTTAAagtttccttcctcctccacGACCCCAGCAACTTCTTCAAGACCGCCTCGTTTCTCTACAGCTGGGACTTCGGAGACGG CACCCAGATGGTGACCAAAGACGCTACAGTCTATTATAACTATTCCATCGTTGGATCCTTCACTGTGAAGGTCAAGGTTGTGGCGGAGTGGGAGCAGGTAACACCGGACGTCGGGAAGGGCGTTCTGCAGAAGACGGGCGACTTCTCCGCCTCACTGAAGCTGCAGG AAACCCTTCGAGGCATCCAGGTCTTGGGGCCTACCCTAATTCAGACCTTCCAAAAGATGATAGTGACCTTGAACTTCCTGGGGAG CCCCCCTCTGAACGTGTGCTGGCGTCTTAAGCCCGAGTGCCTCCCGCTGGGGGAAGGGGAATGCCACCCTGTGTCAGTGGGCAGCACGGCTTACAACCTGACCCACATCTTCAGGGATCCTGGGGACTACTGCTTCAGCATCCAGGCCGAGAACATTATCAGCAAGACGCATCAGTACCACAAGATCCAGGTCTGGCCCTCCA GCATCCAGCCTGCTGTCTTCGCTTTCCCGTGTGCAACGCTCATCACCATGATGCTGGCCTTCATCATGTACATGACCCTGCGGAACGCCGCTCATCAGAAGGACATGGTGGAG AACCCGGAGCCGCCCACTGGGGTCAGGTGCTGCTGCCAGATGTGCTGTGGGCCCTTCCTGCTGGAGACGCCATCCGAGTACCTGGAAGTTGTCCGCGAGAACCACGGGCTGCTGCCGCCCCTCTACAAGTCTGTCAAAACTTACACGGTGTga
- the TMEM130 gene encoding transmembrane protein 130 isoform X1 → MAPALWPRLGRILWLACLLPLAPARVAAGVYELHLTPDGPATTGAEVTITASLVADDNGSLVLPASTRLYRFRWIHTPLLLTGKTDEAFSSTIRVVGNVPGDFPVSVWVTAADCGMCQPVARSVLVLPITEFLVGNLVVTQNTSLPWPSSYLTKTVLKVSFLLHDPSNFFKTASFLYSWDFGDGTQMVTKDATVYYNYSIVGSFTVKVKVVAEWEQVTPDVGKGVLQKTGDFSASLKLQETLRGIQVLGPTLIQTFQKMIVTLNFLGSPPLNVCWRLKPECLPLGEGECHPVSVGSTAYNLTHIFRDPGDYCFSIQAENIISKTHQYHKIQVWPSSIQPAVFAFPCATLITMMLAFIMYMTLRNAAHQKDMVEVADFDFSPMSDKNPEPPTGVRCCCQMCCGPFLLETPSEYLEVVRENHGLLPPLYKSVKTYTV, encoded by the exons ATGGCCCCGGCCCTCTGGCCGCGCCTCGGCCGCATCCTCTGGCTGGCCTGCCTCCTGCCCTTGGCCCCGGCTAGGGTGGCTGCAG GCGTGTATGAACTTCACCTCACCCCCGATGGCCCTGCCACCACGGGGGCAGAGGTGACCATCACGGCCAGCCTGGTGGCCGATGACAACGGCAGCCTGGTCCTGCCCGCCAGCACCCGCCTTTACCGCTTCCGCTGGATTCACACCCCGTTGCTGCTCACGGGGAAGACAGATGAGGCTTTCAGCTCCACCATCCGCGTCGTGGGGAACGTGCCCGGGGACTTCCCGGTCTCCGTCTGGGTCACCGCCGCTGACTGCGGGATGTGCCAGCCTGTGGCCAGGAGCGTCCTCGTCCTCCCCATTACAG AGTTCCTCGTGGGGAACCTCGTTGTCACCCAGAACAcctccctgccctggcccagcTCCTACCTCACCAAGACAGTCCTTAAagtttccttcctcctccacGACCCCAGCAACTTCTTCAAGACCGCCTCGTTTCTCTACAGCTGGGACTTCGGAGACGG CACCCAGATGGTGACCAAAGACGCTACAGTCTATTATAACTATTCCATCGTTGGATCCTTCACTGTGAAGGTCAAGGTTGTGGCGGAGTGGGAGCAGGTAACACCGGACGTCGGGAAGGGCGTTCTGCAGAAGACGGGCGACTTCTCCGCCTCACTGAAGCTGCAGG AAACCCTTCGAGGCATCCAGGTCTTGGGGCCTACCCTAATTCAGACCTTCCAAAAGATGATAGTGACCTTGAACTTCCTGGGGAG CCCCCCTCTGAACGTGTGCTGGCGTCTTAAGCCCGAGTGCCTCCCGCTGGGGGAAGGGGAATGCCACCCTGTGTCAGTGGGCAGCACGGCTTACAACCTGACCCACATCTTCAGGGATCCTGGGGACTACTGCTTCAGCATCCAGGCCGAGAACATTATCAGCAAGACGCATCAGTACCACAAGATCCAGGTCTGGCCCTCCA GCATCCAGCCTGCTGTCTTCGCTTTCCCGTGTGCAACGCTCATCACCATGATGCTGGCCTTCATCATGTACATGACCCTGCGGAACGCCGCTCATCAGAAGGACATGGTGGAG GTGGCTGATTTTGACTTTTCCCCCATGTCTGACAAGAACCCGGAGCCGCCCACTGGGGTCAGGTGCTGCTGCCAGATGTGCTGTGGGCCCTTCCTGCTGGAGACGCCATCCGAGTACCTGGAAGTTGTCCGCGAGAACCACGGGCTGCTGCCGCCCCTCTACAAGTCTGTCAAAACTTACACGGTGTga